A genome region from Rhizobium sp. NXC14 includes the following:
- a CDS encoding ABC transporter permease subunit (The N-terminal region of this protein, as described by TIGR01726, is a three transmembrane segment that identifies a subfamily of ABC transporter permease subunits, which specificities that include histidine, arginine, glutamine, glutamate, L-cystine (sic), the opines (in Agrobacterium) octopine and nopaline, etc.): MAFIGSYLTLIGFGPTGWGWLLLTAVAMTIGVSVCGFLAGTVIGSVVTFMQLSRHMALRWLADCYTTILRGVPDLLVIYLFYFGGSAFLGTVGGLFGYQGFIGMPAFLTGTLALGVVSAAYQAEVFRGAYRSVARGEIEAATAVGMRPWPKFRRIVAPLVLRYAIPGLGNTWQLVLKESALISVTGLVELLRQSQIAAGSTRRPFEFYLSAVILYLVVTWFSSIVFKRMEARTTQGVRRAL; this comes from the coding sequence ATGGCATTTATCGGTAGTTACCTGACTCTCATCGGTTTCGGACCAACCGGTTGGGGGTGGCTGCTTCTGACCGCGGTGGCCATGACGATCGGTGTATCCGTCTGCGGCTTTCTGGCTGGAACGGTGATCGGCTCGGTCGTCACCTTCATGCAGCTGTCCCGCCACATGGCACTCCGCTGGCTTGCCGACTGCTACACCACAATCCTTCGCGGCGTGCCTGACCTTCTGGTCATCTATCTCTTCTATTTCGGCGGCAGCGCATTCCTAGGGACTGTCGGCGGCCTTTTCGGGTATCAGGGTTTTATCGGAATGCCGGCATTTTTGACCGGGACGCTGGCGCTTGGCGTCGTTTCGGCGGCCTATCAGGCCGAAGTATTTCGCGGAGCCTACAGATCGGTTGCACGCGGCGAAATCGAAGCCGCCACCGCCGTCGGCATGCGGCCGTGGCCCAAATTCAGGCGTATCGTCGCGCCGCTCGTCCTTCGTTACGCCATTCCCGGCCTTGGAAACACCTGGCAACTCGTGCTGAAGGAATCGGCATTGATCTCCGTCACGGGCCTTGTCGAACTGCTGCGCCAGTCGCAGATCGCTGCAGGCTCCACTCGCCGGCCATTCGAGTTCTACCTGTCGGCGGTCATTCTCTACCTCGTCGTAACCTGGTTCTCCTCGATTGTGTTCAAACGAATGGAAGCTCGAACGACCCAAGGCGTGAGGAGAGCGCTATGA
- a CDS encoding ABC transporter permease, translating to MTDIGFMWDTFLTLLTGVPLTLELAVTSILAGSILALAISLLAVTGGAIGQNIAGAYVFVFRGSPLLVQMFLIYYGLGQFRHGLQDLGLWWFFREPYWCAVLALTLNTAAYCSEIFRGGLRAVSSPEIEAARACGMSSVLLFRRIILPIAIRHALPAYGNEIILMIKATALASVITIMEVTGLAGKLIADSFRAFEIFIVAGAIYLAINFIVTRMLMVIDFWLSPHMRIRLQS from the coding sequence ATGACGGATATCGGCTTCATGTGGGATACGTTTCTCACGCTTCTGACCGGTGTGCCGCTAACCCTCGAGCTTGCGGTCACTTCCATTCTGGCAGGCAGCATCCTGGCGCTTGCGATCTCGCTGCTGGCGGTGACCGGCGGTGCAATCGGACAAAACATAGCCGGTGCCTACGTCTTCGTCTTCAGAGGTTCGCCTCTGCTCGTCCAAATGTTCCTGATCTATTATGGTCTCGGCCAGTTTCGGCACGGATTGCAAGACCTCGGGCTCTGGTGGTTCTTTCGCGAGCCCTATTGGTGTGCGGTGCTGGCGCTTACTCTGAACACGGCCGCCTACTGCAGCGAAATTTTCCGCGGTGGCCTCAGGGCCGTCTCCAGCCCGGAGATCGAGGCGGCACGCGCTTGCGGCATGTCGAGCGTTCTCCTGTTCAGACGAATCATCCTGCCAATCGCCATCAGGCATGCGCTGCCCGCCTATGGCAACGAGATCATCCTGATGATCAAGGCAACAGCCCTCGCGTCTGTCATTACGATCATGGAAGTCACCGGCCTTGCTGGAAAACTAATCGCCGACAGCTTCCGCGCTTTCGAGATCTTCATTGTCGCAGGCGCGATCTATCTCGCGATCAACTTCATCGTCACCCGGATGCTCATGGTGATCGACTTTTGGCTTTCGCCGCACATGCGCATACGGCTGCAATCTTAG
- a CDS encoding ATP-binding cassette domain-containing protein → MSDRGTVLASDNKNKSAAVSVKDLRKCFGPLEVLKGVSLEAHEGDVISILGSSGSGKSTMLRCLNMLEVPDSGEISIGGEIYSLKKVGHRTEPADRRQVDRMREHIGMVFQSFNLWSHLTILENVIEAPVHVQKRNRAECVAEAEALLERVGIADKRNFYPAHLSGGQQQRAAIARALAQRPKVMLFDEPTSALDPELVGEVLKVMRSLAEEGRTMLVVTHEMAFARDVSSKVVFLHKGVVEETGTPAELFSRPRSERFRQFLANERK, encoded by the coding sequence ATGTCTGACAGGGGAACAGTTCTGGCAAGCGACAACAAAAACAAGAGCGCTGCCGTTTCGGTCAAGGACCTTCGCAAATGCTTCGGCCCGTTGGAAGTCCTGAAGGGGGTTTCGCTGGAAGCGCATGAGGGAGATGTGATTTCCATTCTCGGTTCATCCGGCTCCGGAAAGTCCACGATGCTCAGATGTCTTAATATGCTTGAAGTCCCCGACAGCGGAGAAATCAGCATCGGCGGCGAGATATATTCTCTGAAGAAAGTCGGACATCGAACGGAGCCTGCTGATCGCAGGCAAGTCGATCGCATGCGCGAACACATCGGCATGGTATTTCAAAGCTTCAATCTCTGGTCGCATCTGACCATCCTGGAGAATGTGATAGAAGCGCCGGTGCACGTACAGAAGCGAAACCGCGCGGAATGCGTTGCCGAAGCCGAAGCTCTACTCGAACGGGTTGGTATCGCCGACAAGCGAAACTTCTATCCAGCGCACCTCTCCGGCGGGCAGCAACAACGCGCTGCAATCGCTCGCGCACTGGCCCAGCGCCCAAAGGTAATGCTATTTGACGAGCCGACTTCCGCACTCGATCCCGAACTCGTCGGCGAAGTGCTCAAGGTTATGCGCTCCCTTGCCGAGGAAGGTAGGACGATGCTTGTCGTGACGCACGAAATGGCTTTCGCGCGCGACGTGTCCAGCAAAGTGGTGTTTCTTCACAAAGGTGTTGTGGAAGAAACGGGCACGCCTGCTGAACTCTTCAGCCGTCCGCGATCCGAGCGGTTTCGGCAGTTTCTTGCCAATGAGCGAAAGTGA
- a CDS encoding HAMP domain-containing methyl-accepting chemotaxis protein, translating to MKRPTVKQTLIAVLSVICAFLIVLSYNSLSTISTLNDSAQQIGGFWMKRMITARDIKGNFSDLKLAYARYLLEASPEKRAAEAKLIDETKAAVERAIQEYVAGVRTEKGRELINDVKSGLKKYSELAGQMVQLQDNGKTAEASSLFRQNMEAQSDLVSQEIADLVAFILGQTETYVTTSNATAGNAFTTTALIATLSILVTSAGALFAVFGIANPIRRIASAMTILSDGDLQSEIPYAGRGDEIGAMAGAVEVFRQNAINVLRLEQEATASRSQSEATRAAAQERAEREAQQLRFATTTLGDGLRRLAGGDVSFQLAEPFAPEYEALRGDFNASLRQLGTTIGAVLQTVHSIDNGTCEIASGAQDLSKRTEQQAASLEETAAALDEITANVTTASKRTEEARTVAQVANVSAERSAAVVSHAEQAMRRIEESSERISSIIGVIDDIAFQTNLLALNAGVEAARAGEAGKGFAVVAQEVRELAQRAATAAKEIKGLIQKSSAEVGTGVRLVLETGQSLNEISEQVSQINQLMDAIATSAREQSTGLAEINTAVNQMDQSTQQNAAMVEQSTAAAASLSAEASRLRELVNQFTLDRQPPRAVEPRHNVRTMAA from the coding sequence ATGAAACGCCCCACCGTCAAACAGACCCTTATTGCCGTTTTGTCTGTTATCTGTGCCTTCCTGATTGTTCTATCGTATAATTCCCTCAGCACAATCTCGACACTGAATGACAGCGCTCAGCAGATTGGCGGCTTCTGGATGAAGCGGATGATCACTGCCAGAGATATCAAAGGCAACTTCTCTGATCTGAAGCTCGCCTATGCGCGCTACCTGTTGGAGGCGTCGCCGGAGAAGCGGGCCGCCGAGGCGAAGCTGATCGACGAGACGAAAGCCGCAGTCGAGCGGGCAATCCAAGAGTATGTGGCGGGCGTCCGGACGGAGAAAGGTCGCGAGCTGATCAATGACGTCAAGTCAGGGCTCAAGAAATATAGTGAGCTCGCCGGGCAAATGGTCCAACTGCAGGACAACGGCAAGACCGCCGAGGCAAGCAGTCTCTTTCGGCAGAACATGGAGGCACAATCTGATCTGGTGAGCCAGGAGATTGCGGACCTGGTGGCCTTCATTCTCGGACAGACCGAAACATATGTGACCACAAGCAATGCAACCGCGGGCAACGCGTTCACGACCACGGCATTGATTGCCACCCTTTCTATTCTGGTCACCTCTGCCGGAGCGCTCTTTGCCGTCTTCGGCATCGCCAATCCGATCCGCCGAATTGCCTCTGCCATGACGATCCTCTCCGACGGAGATCTGCAAAGCGAAATTCCCTACGCTGGGCGTGGCGACGAGATCGGGGCAATGGCAGGAGCAGTGGAGGTGTTTCGACAGAACGCCATCAATGTTCTTCGACTGGAGCAGGAAGCAACTGCATCGCGAAGCCAGTCGGAGGCGACGCGCGCTGCCGCACAGGAGCGCGCCGAACGGGAAGCACAGCAGTTGCGCTTTGCGACAACTACGCTTGGCGATGGATTGAGACGCCTTGCGGGCGGTGACGTTTCTTTCCAGTTGGCGGAGCCGTTCGCTCCGGAATACGAGGCGCTGCGTGGGGATTTCAATGCTTCGCTTCGACAACTCGGCACAACCATTGGTGCTGTACTGCAGACGGTGCACAGCATTGACAACGGAACATGCGAAATCGCGTCCGGTGCGCAAGATCTCTCCAAGCGGACCGAACAGCAGGCAGCTTCCCTGGAGGAAACTGCGGCAGCCCTCGATGAGATTACCGCCAATGTGACGACCGCCTCGAAGAGAACCGAGGAGGCTCGCACTGTCGCCCAGGTGGCTAATGTCAGTGCAGAACGTTCTGCTGCCGTTGTGTCTCACGCCGAACAGGCGATGCGGCGGATAGAGGAAAGCTCGGAGCGGATATCAAGCATCATCGGCGTCATTGACGACATTGCTTTCCAAACCAACCTCCTGGCGCTGAATGCTGGCGTCGAGGCAGCACGGGCCGGCGAAGCCGGCAAAGGTTTTGCGGTTGTTGCCCAGGAGGTTCGCGAGCTTGCCCAGCGCGCAGCGACGGCGGCGAAGGAAATCAAGGGCCTTATCCAAAAGTCCTCCGCCGAAGTCGGCACCGGCGTAAGACTGGTTCTCGAGACTGGCCAGTCGCTGAACGAAATCAGCGAGCAAGTGTCTCAAATCAATCAGTTGATGGACGCAATTGCTACGTCTGCGCGTGAACAGTCCACCGGACTTGCCGAAATCAATACGGCCGTCAATCAGATGGACCAGTCCACTCAGCAGAATGCCGCGATGGTCGAGCAATCCACCGCAGCGGCCGCTTCCTTGTCGGCAGAGGCGAGCAGACTGCGCGAACTGGTCAATCAGTTCACTCTCGACCGTCAACCCCCTCGGGCCGTTGAGCCTAGACACAACGTCCGCACCATGGCGGCGTGA
- a CDS encoding thiamine phosphate synthase has protein sequence MKLDPFYLIVDNAEWVERLVPLGVKLVQLRIKDCPDSVLGEQIRRSKAACAAAACQLVVNDYWKLAIDEGCDFVHLGQEDLMAADRNAIRRAGLRLGLSTHDVSELETALAAEPDYVALGPVWPTILKQMKWAPQGVERLSDWRQRVGAIPLVAIGGITAERAPLVLEKGADSAAVVTDITRNADPEARTRQWLAATAPWRRANEVSPVTS, from the coding sequence CAACGCCGAATGGGTCGAGCGTCTCGTGCCGCTCGGCGTCAAACTCGTCCAGCTGCGCATCAAGGATTGCCCGGACTCCGTGCTTGGCGAGCAGATCCGGCGATCGAAGGCTGCCTGCGCGGCAGCGGCTTGCCAATTGGTCGTCAACGACTATTGGAAGCTGGCGATCGATGAAGGATGCGATTTCGTTCATCTCGGCCAGGAAGACCTGATGGCCGCCGACAGGAATGCCATTCGCCGCGCCGGCCTGAGGCTCGGCCTATCCACCCACGACGTATCGGAGCTGGAGACGGCGCTGGCCGCCGAGCCGGATTATGTTGCGCTCGGGCCGGTCTGGCCCACGATCCTCAAACAGATGAAATGGGCGCCGCAAGGCGTTGAACGTCTTTCCGACTGGCGCCAGCGTGTCGGCGCGATACCGCTCGTCGCCATCGGCGGGATCACCGCCGAACGCGCGCCGCTGGTATTGGAAAAAGGCGCCGACAGTGCTGCCGTGGTCACCGATATCACCCGCAACGCGGATCCCGAGGCCCGCACGCGACAGTGGCTGGCCGCGACCGCGCCGTGGCGGCGCGCGAATGAGGTATCACCGGTGACCTCTTGA